In Grus americana isolate bGruAme1 chromosome 17, bGruAme1.mat, whole genome shotgun sequence, the following proteins share a genomic window:
- the LOC129214183 gene encoding oxidative stress-responsive serine-rich protein 1-like isoform X1: MCVQTSTSNPDFCVSVYFIWHCWLHTESTSMDLEAKDEEEESLQTAFKKLRVDAAGCIAALSVGDGAILRTPTRTAMDGAKQQTVCSKEAWHGCVRKPSRGSARVPRRRRSKSPVLHPPKFTYCNMKANNQLKHKTQSDISKSNISSDIFVPAEHGTKDGHDSQFEASDDRTEPLEAFTAEEPLEKSRENCPALSSSFETNLCSSQTSDFQSLSMLSNGKQCPCTDKKCQCRQWRTMEVYSFSGLRSVLSECEKAVLGVRAQSLQNRSPCGTASSGSPRSCSEQARAFVDDVTIEDLSGYMEYYLYIPKKMSHMAEMMYT, translated from the exons ATGTGTGTTCAGACCTCAACATCAAATCCtgatttctgtgtttcagtttattttatatgGCACTGCTGGTTACACACTGAGAGCACATCAATGGACTTGGAAGCTaaagatgaagaggaagagagcctgcaaacagctttcaaaaagcTGAGAGTGGACGCAGCAGG ATGTATTGCGGCTCTGTCTGTGGGCGACGGGGCAATTCTCAGAACACCAACACGAACAGCCATGGATGGAGCCAAGCAACAGACTGTCTGCTCAAAGGAAGCGTGGCATGG GTGTGTGAGAAAGCCTTCCAGAGGATCCGCAAGAGTCCCACGTCGCAGACGGTCCAAGTCTCCTGTCCTGCATCCTCCCAAGTTTACATATTGCAATATGAAAGCCAACAACCAGCTGAAACACAAAACCCAGTCAGACATATCAAAGAGTAACATCAGTTCAGACATTTTTGTTCCAGCAGAGCACGGTACGAAGGATGGGCACGATTCTCAATTTGAGGCCAGTGATGACAGAACTGAACCTTTGGAAGCTTTCACCGCTGAAGAGCCTTTGGAAAAGTCAAGGGAGAATTGCCCTGCTCTCTCCTCGTCCTTTGAAACTAACTTGTGTTCTAGCCAAACCTCAGATTTCCAGTCCTTATCCATGCTTAGCAATGGCAAGCAGTGCCCTTGTACGGACAAGAAATGCCAGTGCAGACAGTGGCGAACCATGGAAGTGTACTCCTTCTCTGGCTTACGGAGCGTCCTGTCGGAATGCGAGAAGGCAGTCCTAGGAGTCCGTGCCCAGTCTCTTCAAAACAGATCCCCTTGTGGGACAGCCTCATCAGGTTCTCCTAGATCTTGTTCTGAGCAAGCTCGAGCCTTTGTGGATGATGTGACTATTGAAGATCTTTCAGGATACATGGAATACTACTTGTATATTCCCAAGAAAATGTCTCACATGGCAGAAATGATGTACACCTGA
- the LOC129214184 gene encoding oxidative stress-responsive serine-rich protein 1-like, whose translation MKTEAKDGEEESLQTAFKKLRVDTAGSTASLSVGEGTNPRALVRTVAEETKPKNVCTSKETWHGSMKKPPRGVVRTQRRRRSKSPILHPPKFIHCSTKPHSTCNQLVHKSQIDAQDDSSGFGMPAPKEACVHERCSIAPDVGQKGTDVESLGGSVTRSVSENRQENSPAAVSLVSKASLKTVELSDFQSMSRLNTNKPCACADKACQCKRWQDMEVYKFSGLQNTLPLAPDRRTVSEDHSQSLSSRTPSSSPRSCSEQARAFVDDVTIEDLSGYMEYYLYIPKKMSHMAEMMYT comes from the exons atgaaaacagaagctaaggatggagaagaggaaagccTGCAGACAGCATTCAAAAAGCTAAGAGTTGACACAGCTGG ATCTACTGCTTCTCTCTCTGTGGGTGAAGGGACAAATCCAAGAGCACTAGTTAGAACAGTGGCAGAGGAAACCAAACCTAAGAATGTGTGCACTTCCAAGGAAACCTGGCATGG GTCTATGAAGAAGCCTCCAAGAGGAGTTGTGAGAACCCAGCGTCGCAGGCGTTCCAAGTCTCCAATTCTTCATCCTCCAAAGTTTATCCATTGCAGCACAAAACCCCATTCCACATGCAACCAGCTTGTGCACAAGAGCCAGATTGATGCCCAGGATGACAGCAGTGGGTTTGGGATGCCAGCCCCAAAGGAAGCTTGTGTGCACGAACGTTGCAGTATTGCTCCTGATGTTGGCCAGAAGGGAACCGATGTTGAGTCTCTGGGAGGTTCTGTTACGCGGTCGGTGTCAGAGAACAGACAGGAGAACTCTCCAGCTGCCGTTTCTCTAGTATCCAAAGCAAGCCTGAAGACTGTGGAGCTTTCTGACTTTCAATCGATGTCCAGGCTGAACACGAATAAGCCCTGTGCATGTGCAGATAAAGCCTGTCAGTGTAAACGATGGCAAGATATGGAAGTGTACAAATTCTCTGGCTTGCAGAACACCCTTCCACTGGCACCTGATAGAAGAACAGTTTCTGAGGATCACTCCCAGTCTTTGTCATCAAGAACTCCCTCAAGTTCTCCACGCTCTTGCTCTGAGCAAGCCAGGGCTTTCGTGGATGATGTGACTATTGAAGATCTTTCGGGATACATGGAATATTACTTGTATATTCCAAAGAAAATGTCTCACATGGCAGAAATGATGTACACCTGA
- the LOC129214183 gene encoding oxidative stress-responsive serine-rich protein 1-like isoform X2 has protein sequence MDLEAKDEEEESLQTAFKKLRVDAAGCIAALSVGDGAILRTPTRTAMDGAKQQTVCSKEAWHGCVRKPSRGSARVPRRRRSKSPVLHPPKFTYCNMKANNQLKHKTQSDISKSNISSDIFVPAEHGTKDGHDSQFEASDDRTEPLEAFTAEEPLEKSRENCPALSSSFETNLCSSQTSDFQSLSMLSNGKQCPCTDKKCQCRQWRTMEVYSFSGLRSVLSECEKAVLGVRAQSLQNRSPCGTASSGSPRSCSEQARAFVDDVTIEDLSGYMEYYLYIPKKMSHMAEMMYT, from the exons ATGGACTTGGAAGCTaaagatgaagaggaagagagcctgcaaacagctttcaaaaagcTGAGAGTGGACGCAGCAGG ATGTATTGCGGCTCTGTCTGTGGGCGACGGGGCAATTCTCAGAACACCAACACGAACAGCCATGGATGGAGCCAAGCAACAGACTGTCTGCTCAAAGGAAGCGTGGCATGG GTGTGTGAGAAAGCCTTCCAGAGGATCCGCAAGAGTCCCACGTCGCAGACGGTCCAAGTCTCCTGTCCTGCATCCTCCCAAGTTTACATATTGCAATATGAAAGCCAACAACCAGCTGAAACACAAAACCCAGTCAGACATATCAAAGAGTAACATCAGTTCAGACATTTTTGTTCCAGCAGAGCACGGTACGAAGGATGGGCACGATTCTCAATTTGAGGCCAGTGATGACAGAACTGAACCTTTGGAAGCTTTCACCGCTGAAGAGCCTTTGGAAAAGTCAAGGGAGAATTGCCCTGCTCTCTCCTCGTCCTTTGAAACTAACTTGTGTTCTAGCCAAACCTCAGATTTCCAGTCCTTATCCATGCTTAGCAATGGCAAGCAGTGCCCTTGTACGGACAAGAAATGCCAGTGCAGACAGTGGCGAACCATGGAAGTGTACTCCTTCTCTGGCTTACGGAGCGTCCTGTCGGAATGCGAGAAGGCAGTCCTAGGAGTCCGTGCCCAGTCTCTTCAAAACAGATCCCCTTGTGGGACAGCCTCATCAGGTTCTCCTAGATCTTGTTCTGAGCAAGCTCGAGCCTTTGTGGATGATGTGACTATTGAAGATCTTTCAGGATACATGGAATACTACTTGTATATTCCCAAGAAAATGTCTCACATGGCAGAAATGATGTACACCTGA
- the LOC129214183 gene encoding oxidative stress-responsive serine-rich protein 1-like isoform X3, translated as MDLEAKDEEEESLQTAFKKLRVDAAGCVRKPSRGSARVPRRRRSKSPVLHPPKFTYCNMKANNQLKHKTQSDISKSNISSDIFVPAEHGTKDGHDSQFEASDDRTEPLEAFTAEEPLEKSRENCPALSSSFETNLCSSQTSDFQSLSMLSNGKQCPCTDKKCQCRQWRTMEVYSFSGLRSVLSECEKAVLGVRAQSLQNRSPCGTASSGSPRSCSEQARAFVDDVTIEDLSGYMEYYLYIPKKMSHMAEMMYT; from the exons ATGGACTTGGAAGCTaaagatgaagaggaagagagcctgcaaacagctttcaaaaagcTGAGAGTGGACGCAGCAGG GTGTGTGAGAAAGCCTTCCAGAGGATCCGCAAGAGTCCCACGTCGCAGACGGTCCAAGTCTCCTGTCCTGCATCCTCCCAAGTTTACATATTGCAATATGAAAGCCAACAACCAGCTGAAACACAAAACCCAGTCAGACATATCAAAGAGTAACATCAGTTCAGACATTTTTGTTCCAGCAGAGCACGGTACGAAGGATGGGCACGATTCTCAATTTGAGGCCAGTGATGACAGAACTGAACCTTTGGAAGCTTTCACCGCTGAAGAGCCTTTGGAAAAGTCAAGGGAGAATTGCCCTGCTCTCTCCTCGTCCTTTGAAACTAACTTGTGTTCTAGCCAAACCTCAGATTTCCAGTCCTTATCCATGCTTAGCAATGGCAAGCAGTGCCCTTGTACGGACAAGAAATGCCAGTGCAGACAGTGGCGAACCATGGAAGTGTACTCCTTCTCTGGCTTACGGAGCGTCCTGTCGGAATGCGAGAAGGCAGTCCTAGGAGTCCGTGCCCAGTCTCTTCAAAACAGATCCCCTTGTGGGACAGCCTCATCAGGTTCTCCTAGATCTTGTTCTGAGCAAGCTCGAGCCTTTGTGGATGATGTGACTATTGAAGATCTTTCAGGATACATGGAATACTACTTGTATATTCCCAAGAAAATGTCTCACATGGCAGAAATGATGTACACCTGA